From Brevibacillus marinus, a single genomic window includes:
- the sdaAA gene encoding L-serine ammonia-lyase, iron-sulfur-dependent, subunit alpha, whose product MFRNVAELVELAESQGKAISQVMIEAEMKTSQRTREAIINQMYKNLDVMEKAVQRGLTEDIRSHSGLTGGDAKRLQTYLREKPYLSGETLLHAVSMSTAVNEVNAAMGTIVATPTAGACGIVPGTLFAVSRKLNATREAMVNYLFTAGAIGYCIANNAFISGAAGGCQAEVGSATAMAAAAIVEMAGGTPEQSAQAVAIALKNMLGLVCDPVAGLVEVPCVKRNAMGAAIATVAADMALAGIKSVIPTDEVILAMYRIGCALPSALKETAQGGLAATQTGRQIEAKIYGVPLHP is encoded by the coding sequence ATGTTTCGCAATGTGGCAGAATTAGTGGAACTGGCCGAGTCGCAAGGAAAAGCGATCTCCCAGGTGATGATCGAAGCGGAGATGAAGACCTCGCAGCGCACGCGGGAAGCGATCATCAACCAGATGTACAAGAACCTGGACGTGATGGAAAAAGCGGTGCAGCGCGGTTTGACCGAAGACATCCGCTCCCACAGCGGCCTGACCGGCGGCGATGCCAAGCGGCTGCAAACGTATCTGCGGGAAAAGCCCTATCTGTCCGGCGAGACGCTGTTACATGCGGTCAGCATGTCGACGGCGGTCAACGAGGTGAATGCGGCGATGGGCACGATCGTCGCTACGCCGACGGCGGGGGCTTGCGGGATCGTTCCGGGTACGTTGTTCGCCGTATCGCGGAAGCTGAACGCGACGCGGGAAGCGATGGTCAACTACCTGTTCACCGCGGGCGCGATCGGTTACTGCATCGCCAACAACGCCTTTATCTCGGGGGCGGCGGGCGGCTGTCAGGCGGAGGTCGGCTCGGCGACCGCGATGGCGGCGGCAGCGATCGTGGAGATGGCCGGCGGCACACCGGAGCAGTCGGCGCAGGCCGTGGCGATCGCCTTGAAAAACATGCTTGGTCTGGTTTGCGACCCCGTAGCCGGACTGGTGGAGGTGCCCTGTGTCAAGCGCAATGCGATGGGGGCGGCGATCGCCACCGTTGCGGCGGACATGGCCCTGGCCGGGATCAAGAGCGTGATTCCCACTGACGAAGTGATTCTGGCGATGTACCGGATCGGCTGTGCGCTGCCCAGCGCCCTGAAGGAGACGGCCCAGGGCGGCTTGGCGGCGACCCAGACCGGGCGGCAGATCGAGGCGAAAATTTACGGAGTGCCGCTGCATCCGTAA
- the recG gene encoding ATP-dependent DNA helicase RecG, whose translation MNDVLASPVTSLYGVGEERANDLKALGIETIQDLLEYFPVRYEDYRIRSLSEAKDGERVTLAATVYSEPLLRYYGKKKSRLAVRLVIDRVAVTGVWFNQPFVKKQLTPGKQIVVTGKWDKHKLQIVVSEMMEADSPRARRRSELAAVYPLGGSISLAFLRKLIGQALEQYGRHVGELLPPELVQRYRLLPRAEAIRAMHAPRDLEEGRQARRRIMFEELFLFQLKMQAYRRITRQQTQGIAQPIPWEDVRGFIRSLPFRLTTAQKRVIKEILDDMQAEYAMNRLLQGDVGSGKTVVAAIALFASVKAGFQGALMVPTEILAEQHLQTLRSLLEPHGIQVALLSGSLTPKQRREVLDGLQLGLIDIAVGTHALIQEDVYFRRLGLVITDEQHRFGVEQRRILRSKGAAPDVLFMTATPIPRTLAITAFGDMDVSTIDELPAGRKPVETSWARHDQFYQVLEQMRRQLARGRQAYVICPLIEESDKLDVQNAIDVHAQLTAYFPEFRIGLMHGRLPAREKDEVMQRFARGELDVLVSTTVVEVGVNVPNATFMVVYDAERFGLAQLHQLRGRVGRGADQAYCVLIADPKTEVGRERMRVMCETNDGFALSQRDLELRGPGDFFGTKQSGLPEFKVADLATDYKALEVARQEAAALVAGERFWTAPEYEALRDFLRREGILEGTVLD comes from the coding sequence ATGAACGATGTGTTGGCTTCGCCCGTCACCAGCCTGTACGGGGTGGGCGAGGAACGGGCGAACGATCTGAAAGCGTTGGGAATCGAGACGATTCAGGATCTTTTGGAGTATTTTCCGGTTCGCTACGAGGATTACCGGATCCGCAGCCTGAGCGAAGCGAAAGACGGGGAGAGGGTTACACTGGCGGCGACGGTCTACAGTGAGCCCTTGCTTCGTTATTACGGAAAAAAGAAATCGCGGCTGGCCGTCCGCTTGGTGATCGACCGGGTGGCGGTGACCGGTGTCTGGTTCAACCAGCCGTTCGTAAAAAAGCAGCTCACGCCCGGCAAACAGATCGTCGTCACTGGCAAATGGGACAAGCACAAGCTGCAGATCGTCGTCTCGGAGATGATGGAAGCCGATTCCCCGCGTGCCCGCAGGCGCTCGGAATTGGCGGCGGTTTACCCGCTTGGCGGAAGCATCTCGCTCGCTTTTCTGCGCAAGCTGATCGGCCAGGCGCTGGAGCAGTACGGCCGCCATGTCGGCGAGCTGCTGCCGCCGGAACTGGTACAGCGCTACCGGCTGCTGCCGCGGGCCGAGGCGATTCGCGCGATGCACGCGCCGCGCGACCTGGAAGAGGGGCGGCAGGCAAGGCGGCGCATCATGTTTGAGGAGCTCTTTTTGTTTCAGCTCAAAATGCAGGCCTACCGGCGGATTACCCGGCAGCAGACGCAGGGAATCGCCCAGCCGATTCCCTGGGAGGACGTGCGCGGGTTTATCCGCTCCCTGCCGTTTCGCCTCACCACCGCGCAGAAGCGGGTGATCAAGGAGATACTGGACGACATGCAGGCCGAATACGCGATGAACCGCTTGCTGCAGGGGGATGTGGGGTCCGGCAAGACCGTCGTCGCGGCGATTGCGCTGTTTGCCAGCGTGAAAGCGGGCTTTCAAGGCGCGCTGATGGTGCCCACGGAGATACTCGCCGAACAGCACTTGCAGACGCTCCGTTCGCTTTTGGAACCGCACGGCATCCAGGTTGCCCTGCTCAGCGGTTCGCTGACGCCCAAACAGCGGCGGGAAGTGCTCGACGGACTTCAGTTGGGGCTGATTGACATTGCCGTTGGTACGCATGCGCTGATTCAGGAAGACGTCTACTTCCGCCGGTTGGGATTGGTGATCACCGACGAGCAGCATCGCTTCGGCGTGGAGCAGCGGCGGATTTTGCGCAGCAAGGGAGCGGCTCCCGACGTCCTGTTCATGACGGCGACGCCCATCCCCCGCACATTGGCGATCACCGCGTTTGGCGACATGGATGTCTCGACGATCGACGAACTGCCGGCCGGCCGCAAACCGGTGGAAACGAGCTGGGCCCGACACGATCAGTTTTACCAGGTTCTGGAGCAGATGCGCCGGCAGCTGGCGAGAGGTCGGCAAGCATACGTGATCTGTCCCTTGATCGAAGAGTCGGACAAGCTGGACGTGCAAAATGCGATTGACGTTCACGCCCAGCTGACCGCTTATTTCCCCGAGTTCCGCATCGGCCTGATGCACGGGCGGCTGCCGGCGCGGGAGAAGGATGAGGTGATGCAGCGGTTTGCGCGCGGCGAGCTGGACGTGTTGGTCTCCACGACGGTTGTCGAAGTGGGGGTCAACGTACCTAACGCCACCTTTATGGTCGTCTACGACGCCGAGCGCTTCGGGCTGGCCCAGCTGCACCAGCTGCGCGGACGGGTGGGGCGCGGAGCGGATCAGGCGTACTGCGTGCTGATCGCCGACCCGAAAACCGAGGTCGGGCGTGAACGGATGCGCGTGATGTGCGAGACCAACGACGGCTTTGCCCTGTCGCAGCGCGATTTGGAACTGCGCGGTCCCGGCGACTTCTTTGGCACCAAACAGAGCGGCCTGCCGGAGTTTAAGGTGGCCGATTTGGCCACTGACTACAAGGCGCTGGAAGTGGCCCGCCAGGAAGCGGCGGCGCTGGTGGCCGGCGAGCGCTTTTGGACGGCGCCGGAATACGAAGCGCTGCGCGATTTCTTGCGACGAGAGGGAATTCTCGAGGGGACGGTGCTGGATTAG
- the dinB gene encoding DNA polymerase IV: MSRRIVFLADMQSFFASVEKAANPALRDKPIVVAGDPERRSGVVLAACPLAKAYGVTTAEALWQAQQKCRQLVVVKPRMEMYIRVSLQISRIFESFTDLVEPYSIDEQFLDVTGSVALFGDPLTIARQIRQRVWLETGVVCRIGIGENKVLAKMACDNFAKKQPEGVFWLKRAELAETLWPLPVEKLFGVGSRMKRHFHRMGVYTIGQVAQLSPAVLTRRWGVNGEVLWRTANGLDDSPVSPRTHERQKGIGHHMTLPRDYHTAADIKVVLLELCEEVCRRARSKRLMGSVISVGCRGADFQATAGFWRQMKLDEPTHDALTLFKGACRLFDRHWRHTPVRSIGVNLGQLVEDHTYQLSLFEDKPRQRALAAAIDGIRARYGNAAVLRAVSLLDSGQARERAQKIGGHYK; this comes from the coding sequence GTGAGCAGGCGAATCGTCTTTCTTGCCGACATGCAAAGTTTTTTTGCCAGTGTGGAAAAGGCGGCGAACCCGGCGCTGCGCGACAAACCGATTGTTGTCGCCGGTGATCCCGAACGGCGCAGCGGGGTCGTGTTGGCGGCTTGCCCGCTGGCCAAGGCATATGGCGTGACCACCGCGGAAGCGCTGTGGCAGGCACAGCAGAAATGCCGCCAGCTTGTCGTGGTCAAGCCGCGGATGGAGATGTACATTCGCGTATCGCTGCAGATCAGCCGCATTTTTGAGTCGTTTACCGATTTGGTGGAGCCGTATTCGATCGACGAGCAGTTTCTCGATGTCACCGGAAGTGTGGCGCTGTTTGGCGACCCGCTGACGATCGCCCGCCAGATTCGGCAACGGGTCTGGCTGGAGACGGGGGTTGTTTGCCGGATTGGCATAGGCGAGAACAAGGTGCTGGCGAAAATGGCCTGTGACAATTTTGCCAAGAAACAGCCGGAGGGAGTGTTTTGGCTGAAGCGCGCGGAACTGGCGGAGACGCTTTGGCCGCTTCCGGTGGAGAAGCTGTTTGGCGTCGGTTCCCGGATGAAGCGCCACTTTCACCGCATGGGCGTCTACACGATCGGCCAGGTGGCGCAGCTCTCTCCTGCCGTTCTGACTCGCCGTTGGGGGGTCAACGGCGAGGTGCTCTGGCGGACCGCCAACGGGCTGGACGATTCGCCCGTTTCACCGCGAACGCACGAGCGGCAAAAAGGGATTGGCCACCATATGACGCTGCCGCGCGATTACCACACGGCAGCCGATATCAAGGTGGTCCTCCTGGAACTGTGTGAAGAAGTGTGCCGGCGGGCGCGCAGCAAGCGGTTGATGGGATCAGTCATTTCCGTCGGCTGTCGCGGCGCCGATTTTCAGGCGACGGCCGGTTTTTGGCGGCAGATGAAGCTGGATGAGCCGACGCACGATGCGCTGACGCTGTTTAAGGGAGCCTGTCGGCTGTTCGACCGCCACTGGCGGCACACGCCCGTTCGCAGCATTGGCGTCAATCTGGGGCAACTGGTCGAAGATCATACGTATCAGCTCAGCCTGTTTGAAGATAAGCCGCGGCAGCGGGCGCTGGCCGCCGCGATAGACGGGATTCGCGCCCGCTACGGAAACGCGGCGGTGCTGCGGGCGGTTTCCCTGCTTGATTCCGGCCAGGCGCGGGAGCGGGCACAGAAGATCGGGGGGCACTACAAGTGA
- a CDS encoding C39 family peptidase: MFLRLCRAAAVLSGLLWTAGCSSSPPSAAGPEPLVTQDAKTQQRQPEPPRPAAEPEKKRIPRSRMLDVPLIRQNPELKYGCEITSLTMLLNYAGYKVDKLTLARQVAKDGEPLVERSGDIRQWGDPNQGFVGDMTGKRKGFAVYHKPLERLLRRYLGERTVNLTGQSFERVLQSVGEGKPVVVWTTGDFALPTEWESWYKDGKKIVAPFDEHAVVLVGYDQTHVYVNDPLSGRKNLRVARSALQKSWEALGKQALTYR; the protein is encoded by the coding sequence ATCTTCCTCCGGCTGTGTCGGGCCGCCGCAGTGCTCTCCGGCTTGCTCTGGACAGCTGGCTGTTCCTCTTCACCCCCTTCTGCAGCCGGACCCGAACCGCTTGTGACGCAAGACGCGAAGACACAGCAGCGTCAGCCCGAACCGCCAAGACCGGCAGCGGAGCCGGAAAAAAAGCGCATTCCCCGCAGCCGCATGCTGGATGTGCCGCTGATCAGGCAAAATCCCGAGCTGAAGTACGGGTGTGAGATCACCAGTTTGACCATGCTCCTGAACTATGCAGGCTACAAGGTAGACAAGCTGACGCTGGCCCGTCAGGTGGCCAAAGACGGAGAGCCGCTCGTTGAACGGAGCGGCGATATCCGCCAGTGGGGCGATCCCAACCAGGGGTTTGTCGGGGACATGACGGGAAAACGGAAAGGTTTTGCCGTTTACCACAAACCGCTGGAAAGACTGCTGCGCCGCTACCTGGGAGAGCGGACGGTGAACTTGACCGGGCAGTCGTTTGAGCGCGTTCTGCAGAGCGTGGGCGAAGGCAAACCCGTGGTCGTCTGGACCACCGGCGATTTCGCCCTGCCGACGGAGTGGGAAAGCTGGTACAAGGACGGCAAGAAGATCGTCGCGCCGTTTGATGAACACGCGGTGGTGCTCGTCGGCTACGATCAGACCCACGTCTACGTCAACGATCCGCTCAGCGGCCGGAAAAATCTGCGGGTCGCGCGCAGCGCGCTGCAAAAAAGTTGGGAGGCATTGGGAAAACAAGCCTTAACTTACCGCTGA
- a CDS encoding MFS transporter, protein MGDKDWMFAWLERLPAGEIYERLTPWVRSISFNLGEIRDRSLYLLSMWYEHYFRHLPQALLARLEQDAALTAGLAQRQQPRDLIEQLTNGMCLEPVAELGQVLLIPQYHCSPFTVLDFYHRMATCLYPVRQRQDIDPVADLLPLTQCLADERGVMLMTVHGQISVPLSQYLQQHFVDGVKLFGVLMSVNGLTVLLIQVWLIRWSERFSLFQRMVLGSVLLAGGAVGFAFAQGWVAFILAMFVFTLGEIVLVPAEYAQVDQITPPGMRGTYYGTGGSRAGQLFGAVVGRHPAGIVWR, encoded by the coding sequence ATGGGTGACAAAGATTGGATGTTCGCCTGGCTGGAGCGGCTTCCGGCGGGCGAGATCTACGAGCGGCTGACCCCGTGGGTCCGCTCCATTTCCTTTAATCTGGGAGAGATTCGCGACCGCAGCCTGTACCTGCTGTCCATGTGGTACGAACATTACTTCCGCCACCTGCCGCAAGCACTGCTGGCCCGCTTGGAGCAGGATGCGGCGCTCACCGCCGGGTTGGCGCAGCGACAACAGCCGCGTGACTTGATCGAGCAGTTGACCAACGGCATGTGCCTTGAACCGGTTGCTGAGCTGGGGCAGGTGCTGCTGATCCCGCAGTACCACTGCTCCCCCTTCACGGTGCTCGACTTTTACCACCGGATGGCCACCTGCCTGTACCCAGTCCGGCAGCGGCAGGACATTGATCCGGTCGCCGATCTGCTGCCGCTGACACAGTGTCTCGCCGATGAGCGCGGGGTCATGCTGATGACGGTGCACGGCCAGATTTCGGTGCCGCTTTCCCAGTACCTGCAGCAGCATTTCGTCGACGGCGTGAAACTGTTTGGGGTGTTGATGAGTGTCAACGGATTGACCGTCCTGCTCATCCAGGTGTGGCTGATTCGCTGGTCGGAACGGTTCAGCTTGTTCCAACGAATGGTGCTGGGCAGCGTCCTGCTCGCCGGCGGGGCTGTGGGCTTCGCCTTTGCGCAAGGATGGGTCGCTTTTATCCTGGCGATGTTTGTGTTTACGCTGGGCGAAATCGTCCTCGTTCCGGCCGAATACGCGCAGGTGGATCAAATCACGCCCCCCGGCATGCGCGGCACCTACTACGGCACAGGGGGTTCACGAGCTGGGCAGCTTTTTGGGGCCGTGGTTGGGCGGCATCCTGCTGGAATCGTTTGGCGGTAG
- a CDS encoding spore coat protein CotJB, with the protein MEHDTLRKLQEVQFGLVELQLYLDMNPADQRAVHQYNVLSEELHRLKHSYEKQCGPLMQYGFSGSPSKWVWTSTPWPWEIEY; encoded by the coding sequence ATGGAGCACGATACCCTACGCAAATTGCAGGAAGTGCAGTTTGGCCTGGTGGAATTGCAGCTTTACCTGGACATGAACCCGGCTGACCAGCGAGCTGTCCACCAATACAATGTCCTGTCAGAAGAGTTGCACCGCTTGAAGCACAGCTATGAAAAGCAGTGCGGTCCGCTGATGCAGTACGGCTTTTCCGGATCACCGAGCAAGTGGGTGTGGACGAGTACGCCCTGGCCGTGGGAAATCGAATACTGA
- a CDS encoding manganese catalase family protein: MWIYEKKLEIPVRVSKPDLQMAKFLITQYGGPDGELSAALRYLNQRYTMPNERAKALLTDIGTEELGHLEVIATLVYKLVKGATPDEMRAAGLGAHYADHDKALFYVDGNGNPWTAAYIQAKGDPIADLAEDIAAEEKARATYQWLINLTDDPDVIEVLKYLREREVVHSQRFREALYMVEEQTHVRKYF, translated from the coding sequence ATGTGGATTTACGAAAAAAAGCTGGAAATACCCGTCCGCGTCAGCAAACCTGACCTGCAAATGGCCAAGTTTCTGATCACCCAATACGGCGGGCCGGACGGCGAACTGTCCGCCGCGCTGCGCTATCTGAACCAACGGTACACGATGCCGAACGAGCGAGCCAAGGCGCTCTTGACTGATATCGGGACGGAAGAGTTGGGGCACCTGGAAGTGATCGCCACGCTTGTCTATAAACTGGTGAAAGGGGCCACGCCGGACGAGATGCGTGCGGCCGGACTGGGTGCTCACTACGCGGATCACGACAAGGCGCTGTTCTACGTGGATGGCAACGGCAACCCTTGGACCGCCGCTTACATCCAGGCGAAAGGCGACCCGATTGCCGACCTGGCGGAAGATATTGCCGCCGAGGAGAAAGCGCGGGCGACCTACCAATGGCTGATCAACCTGACCGACGATCCGGACGTGATCGAGGTGCTGAAATATCTGCGGGAGCGGGAAGTGGTGCACTCCCAGCGATTCCGCGAGGCCCTCTACATGGTGGAGGAGCAAACGCATGTGCGAAAGTACTTTTAG
- a CDS encoding sugar ABC transporter ATP-binding protein, whose product MGKPDYSLEMINISKSYPGVQALQNVTLRLLPGTVHVLMGENGAGKSTLMKILAGLVQPSAGEIYLRGKKVNIANPRDALRHGIAMIHQELNPVPEMSIAENIFLGREFQYGRSFVVNYKKMRLEAQKLLESIGLHISPNVKMRELTVAETQMVEIAKAVSCNAQIMIMDEPTSAITEHEVETLFNLIRQLKAKGNSIIYISHKMDEIYQIADQITVLRDGQFIGTYDAAEISREQLIQKMVARELKEVFPEKSAGRIGDTVLEVVNLSDGERFQDISFCVKRGEIVGIAGLMGSGRSEVVESIFGIRKLIRGDILINGKKVQIRKPIDAISQRIGLITEDRKLTGLVLPMSVKHNMTLASLNDFQRFGITLHNAKEQTVVNQYVQQLKIKTATLNQTVETLSGGNQQKVVLAKWLMKSPQVLIFDEPTRGVDIGAKTEIYKLMADLAEQGVAIILISSELPEVLGMSDRILVFHEGRITGELSRAEATQENVMKLATGIN is encoded by the coding sequence ATGGGTAAACCTGACTATTCTTTGGAAATGATCAACATTTCAAAGTCATATCCAGGAGTTCAGGCGTTGCAAAATGTAACCTTGCGGCTGCTTCCCGGCACTGTGCACGTGCTGATGGGGGAAAACGGCGCGGGCAAATCGACGCTCATGAAAATCCTGGCCGGTCTGGTGCAGCCGAGTGCCGGCGAAATCTATTTGCGCGGCAAGAAGGTAAACATCGCCAATCCGCGTGATGCGTTGCGGCACGGAATCGCGATGATTCACCAGGAGTTAAACCCGGTTCCGGAAATGAGCATCGCAGAGAACATTTTTTTGGGGCGTGAGTTTCAGTACGGACGCTCCTTTGTGGTCAACTATAAAAAGATGCGCCTGGAAGCCCAGAAACTGTTGGAGAGCATCGGGTTGCACATCAGTCCTAACGTAAAAATGCGGGAATTGACTGTCGCCGAAACGCAAATGGTGGAAATTGCCAAGGCGGTTTCCTGCAACGCGCAGATCATGATCATGGATGAACCAACTTCGGCGATAACCGAGCACGAAGTTGAAACCCTTTTCAACTTGATTAGACAGTTAAAAGCGAAAGGCAATTCGATTATCTACATATCCCACAAGATGGATGAAATCTATCAAATTGCCGATCAGATCACCGTCCTCCGCGATGGACAGTTCATCGGCACATATGATGCGGCGGAAATCTCCAGGGAGCAGCTCATTCAGAAGATGGTCGCCAGGGAGTTGAAAGAAGTGTTTCCGGAAAAGTCCGCGGGGCGTATCGGGGATACGGTTCTGGAAGTGGTCAACCTGAGTGACGGCGAGCGCTTCCAGGATATCAGTTTTTGCGTCAAGAGGGGGGAAATCGTGGGGATCGCCGGGTTGATGGGATCGGGCAGAAGCGAGGTAGTGGAAAGCATCTTCGGGATCAGGAAGCTGATCCGTGGCGACATCCTGATCAACGGCAAAAAAGTTCAGATCAGAAAGCCGATTGATGCGATTTCTCAGCGAATCGGGCTGATCACGGAAGACCGCAAGTTGACAGGGCTGGTGCTGCCGATGAGCGTGAAACATAACATGACCCTTGCCTCCTTGAACGATTTCCAACGATTCGGCATCACCCTTCATAACGCGAAGGAGCAGACAGTAGTCAATCAGTATGTGCAACAACTGAAAATTAAAACCGCTACTTTGAATCAAACCGTTGAAACGCTGAGCGGCGGAAACCAGCAAAAGGTGGTCTTGGCGAAATGGCTGATGAAATCGCCGCAAGTGTTGATCTTTGACGAACCGACCAGGGGAGTGGACATCGGCGCCAAAACGGAAATTTACAAATTAATGGCCGATCTCGCGGAACAAGGTGTAGCCATTATTTTGATTTCTTCCGAATTGCCGGAAGTGTTGGGGATGAGTGACAGAATCCTCGTGTTCCATGAGGGCAGAATCACGGGTGAGCTATCGCGGGCAGAGGCAACCCAAGAAAACGTTATGAAACTTGCTACAGGAATAAATTAG
- a CDS encoding ABC transporter permease — MEISKANPVVRNQTLTFKRILSTYGIVIAFFLLCVVLSFTADNFLSSENLINVLRQISINGILAIGMTFVILTAGIDLSVGSVVALSGVVAASFAQGDASIWLAVLMGLLVGLVLGFINGVVVAKWGVASFIVTLAMMTIARGLTFVYSDGKPISGLSQAYLAIGKSDVLGIPIPVWILFITFALSYFVLYHTKFGRYVYAVGGNENAATVSGINVSLIKIMVFSISGLLAGLAGIVLSSRVSAGLPQAGISYELDAIAAVVIGGTSLAGGKGRLWGTLIGVMIIGVVNNGLDLLNVSSYYQQIVKGCIIVGAVLLDSKKSR; from the coding sequence TTGGAAATATCAAAAGCTAATCCGGTTGTCAGAAATCAAACGCTTACGTTCAAGCGCATTCTTTCAACTTACGGCATTGTTATCGCCTTTTTCCTGTTGTGTGTTGTGCTTTCGTTTACCGCTGACAATTTTCTCTCTTCGGAAAACTTGATTAACGTGCTGCGTCAGATCTCCATCAACGGCATTTTGGCGATCGGGATGACATTCGTCATCTTGACAGCGGGCATAGACTTGTCTGTCGGATCGGTGGTAGCGCTTTCGGGCGTGGTCGCGGCCAGTTTCGCACAAGGTGACGCCAGTATTTGGCTGGCTGTTTTGATGGGGTTGCTGGTCGGACTCGTACTTGGCTTCATCAACGGGGTGGTGGTTGCGAAGTGGGGGGTTGCCTCCTTTATCGTGACACTGGCGATGATGACCATTGCGCGTGGACTGACCTTCGTCTATTCCGACGGAAAACCGATATCCGGCCTGTCCCAAGCGTACCTGGCGATCGGAAAGTCCGATGTTCTGGGCATTCCCATTCCCGTTTGGATTTTGTTCATCACCTTCGCTCTCTCTTATTTTGTGCTGTACCACACAAAATTCGGACGCTACGTGTACGCGGTCGGCGGTAACGAGAATGCGGCCACCGTTTCAGGTATCAACGTCTCCTTGATAAAGATCATGGTCTTTTCCATCAGTGGTCTGTTGGCCGGTTTGGCCGGAATCGTACTGTCTTCCCGCGTTTCTGCGGGGCTCCCGCAGGCCGGTATCTCCTATGAGCTGGACGCGATAGCGGCTGTCGTCATCGGCGGGACAAGCCTCGCCGGCGGCAAGGGACGTTTGTGGGGCACATTAATCGGCGTGATGATTATCGGTGTCGTCAATAACGGGCTGGACCTGTTGAATGTGTCCTCGTATTACCAACAGATTGTGAAAGGCTGCATCATCGTTGGGGCTGTGCTGCTTGACTCCAAAAAATCGAGGTGA
- a CDS encoding substrate-binding domain-containing protein, producing MKKRNFLSVFLTMILMASLVTGCGSSSSSPQAGGGTAAQGSGGDTDGKLKIGATVYYMTEFITLAAEGLKQEAQKQNVDLTILDANNDVSKQISQIENLISQKVDAIIVAAVDSDAVAPAVQKAKEAGIPLIGLNMLINSPDVTAYSGPNDVEAGELEMQYVADKLGGKGNIVILEGPIGTSAQLQRREGIHNVLEKNPGIQVLAEQTANWSRAEALSLMENWLQSFEGQIDAVVAQNDEMALGAIQALEAKGLKDEVIVVGVDAIKDACESIKAGKLDATVFQDAVTEAQQAVQLAVKAAKGEPFEKENLIKMELVTKENVDEYLKIYQ from the coding sequence ATGAAAAAGCGAAACTTTCTGTCAGTCTTTTTGACAATGATTCTGATGGCATCGCTCGTAACGGGCTGCGGTTCTTCATCCTCTTCCCCGCAAGCGGGCGGCGGGACAGCTGCGCAAGGCTCCGGCGGGGATACAGACGGCAAGTTGAAAATTGGCGCAACCGTTTACTATATGACGGAATTCATTACGCTAGCCGCAGAAGGGCTAAAACAAGAAGCGCAAAAGCAAAACGTAGACCTTACCATCCTTGACGCCAACAACGATGTGTCGAAACAGATCTCGCAAATCGAAAACCTGATTTCGCAAAAAGTGGATGCGATTATTGTGGCCGCCGTCGATTCGGACGCAGTGGCTCCGGCCGTGCAAAAGGCAAAAGAGGCCGGCATACCGTTAATCGGCTTGAACATGTTGATCAATAGTCCGGATGTCACCGCCTACTCCGGTCCCAACGACGTGGAAGCTGGCGAACTGGAGATGCAGTACGTAGCCGACAAACTGGGCGGCAAAGGAAATATCGTCATTCTGGAGGGGCCGATTGGAACTTCCGCCCAGTTGCAGCGCCGCGAGGGGATCCACAACGTGCTGGAGAAAAACCCCGGCATTCAGGTTTTGGCGGAACAAACAGCGAACTGGTCCCGCGCGGAAGCGCTGTCTTTGATGGAAAACTGGCTGCAAAGCTTTGAAGGACAAATTGATGCTGTTGTCGCGCAAAACGACGAAATGGCGCTGGGAGCGATTCAGGCTTTGGAAGCAAAGGGCTTGAAGGATGAAGTCATCGTCGTAGGCGTGGACGCGATCAAGGATGCTTGCGAATCAATCAAAGCTGGCAAATTGGATGCGACGGTCTTCCAAGACGCGGTGACGGAAGCGCAACAGGCGGTGCAGTTGGCAGTCAAAGCGGCCAAGGGAGAGCCATTTGAAAAAGAAAATCTGATCAAAATGGAACTTGTTACAAAAGAAAACGTCGACGAGTACCTGAAAATTTATCAGTAA